One genomic segment of Devosia sp. includes these proteins:
- a CDS encoding arabinan endo-1,5-alpha-L-arabinosidase — protein MRRAAAIILSTLSLPALAQPLSGNIAIHDPSVAVLEDGLVSFATGVERAPDGGQIRTKTSPDGQDWQESGALPGGMPQWVTETLGTTPLNLWAPSVFEKEGVHYLYYSGSTFGLNNSVIGVMTNPALDAEDPTDGWADQGLVFRSRPGDDFNAIDPFRIDTGEGAWLAFGSFWDGIRLIELDAETGMAKPGAEPIRLASRGGGAIEAPAILEHEGQFYLFVSFDKCCSGIASSYRIMVGRADSVIGPYVDRAGKPLLEGGGTELLKSADRIRGPGGQETFWRDGEPWLAYHWYDRDQGGMPKLALTPITFDAEGWPEIEGPQL, from the coding sequence ATGCGACGAGCCGCCGCGATTATACTGTCGACGCTGTCATTGCCGGCCCTGGCCCAGCCGCTGAGCGGCAATATCGCCATTCACGATCCGAGCGTTGCGGTTCTGGAGGACGGCCTTGTCTCCTTCGCAACCGGCGTCGAGCGCGCGCCGGACGGCGGGCAGATCCGCACCAAGACCTCCCCCGATGGTCAGGACTGGCAGGAGAGCGGCGCCCTGCCCGGCGGCATGCCGCAATGGGTGACCGAGACCCTGGGCACGACCCCGCTCAATCTGTGGGCCCCGTCGGTGTTCGAAAAGGAGGGCGTGCACTACCTCTATTATTCCGGCTCGACCTTTGGCCTCAACAATTCAGTCATCGGGGTCATGACCAATCCAGCCCTCGACGCGGAAGACCCCACCGACGGCTGGGCGGACCAGGGCCTGGTGTTCCGCTCGCGACCGGGCGACGATTTCAATGCCATTGACCCATTTCGCATCGACACCGGCGAAGGGGCCTGGCTCGCCTTCGGCTCGTTCTGGGACGGCATCCGCCTGATCGAGCTCGATGCGGAAACCGGCATGGCAAAGCCAGGTGCCGAGCCGATCCGGCTGGCCTCGCGGGGCGGCGGCGCCATCGAGGCGCCAGCCATCCTCGAGCACGAGGGGCAATTCTACCTCTTCGTTTCCTTCGACAAGTGCTGCTCGGGCATAGCCTCGAGCTATCGCATCATGGTGGGTCGAGCCGACTCCGTCATCGGCCCCTATGTCGACCGCGCGGGAAAACCCCTGCTCGAAGGTGGCGGGACCGAACTGTTGAAGTCCGCGGACCGCATCCGCGGGCCGGGCGGCCAGGAAACCTTCTGGCGCGACGGCGAGCCTTGGCTCGCCTATCACTGGTACGATCGCGACCAGGGCGGCATGCCCAAGCTGGCGCTGACGCCCATCACATTTGATGCGGAGGGGTGGCCGGAGATCGAGGGACCTCAGCTCTGA
- a CDS encoding YkvA family protein: MLLPRLILFRKEAVQLWKAFWAPETPLFLKAATLFAAFYLVNPIDILPDFIPLLGWVDDIVLVPLMVSWIVSRLPVPARVYAGKYGPTVDGTARRR; encoded by the coding sequence ATGCTCCTGCCTCGCCTCATCCTGTTCCGCAAGGAAGCCGTCCAGCTCTGGAAGGCCTTCTGGGCGCCCGAGACCCCGCTCTTTCTCAAGGCGGCGACGCTGTTTGCCGCTTTCTATCTCGTCAACCCGATCGATATCCTGCCAGACTTCATCCCCCTGCTCGGCTGGGTCGACGACATCGTCCTCGTGCCACTGATGGTTAGCTGGATCGTCTCCCGCCTGCCGGTGCCGGCGCGGGTCTATGCCGGCAAATATGGCCCCACAGTCGACGGGACCGCGCGCCGGCGTTAG
- the pyc gene encoding pyruvate carboxylase → MTIKKILVANRSEIAIRVFRAANELGLKTVAVYAEEDKLALHRFKADEAYLIGKGKGPVEAYLQIEEYIRIARISGADAIHPGYGLLSESPEFVDACEDAGITFIGPRAQTMRDLGNKVAARNMAIKADVPVVPATDALPDDMDVVRKMAAEIGYPLMLKASWGGGGRGMRRIMDEKTLVSEVSEGKREAKAAFGKDEMYLEKLIERARHVEVQLIGDDHGNLVHLFERDCSVQRRNQKVVERAPAPYLSDEVRKSLTDAAVRLGKAANYRGAGTVEFLMDADTDKFYFIEVNPRIQVEHTVTEEVTGIDIVKAQIHLLDGAVIGTPESGVPVQEDIRLNGNAIQCRVTTEDPEQNFIPDYGRITAYRGATGFGVRLDGGTAYAGAIITRYYDPLLEKVTCWAPTADEAIARMHRALREFRIRGVATNLAFLENIITHTDFLENRYTTRFIDTTPDLFNFKPRKDRATKLLSYIADVTVNGHPEVRDRPRPPADAAAPIVPEFDPLIVVEGSRQILDRDGPKGLARWMKEQSRVLFTDTTMRDAHQSLLATRMRSFDITRIAQAYSRGLPNLFSLECWGGATFDVSMRFLNEDPWERLRQVREGAPNILTQMLLRGSNGVGYTNYPDNVVKFFVAQAAKGGVDIFRVFDCLNWVENMRVSMDAVIEADKVCEGVVCYTGDMLDPDRAKYDLKYYVALAKELEAAGAHVLGLKDMAGLLKPAAAKKLIATLKEEIGLPIHLHTHDTSGAASATVLAAVDAGVDAVDAAMDALSGTTSQPTLGSLVAAMADGERDPGLDAKAIRQISFYWEAVRTQYRAFESDLKGGASEVYLHEMPGGQFTNLKEQARSLGLETRWHEVAQTYADVNQMFGDIVKVTPSSKVVGDMALAMVSAGITRADVENPDKDIAFPDSVVGFFAGDLGQPPGGFPDKLQKKVLKGRTPLTERPGSYLKPTDLEAERKKIAEEVGLAVDDYRLASYLMYPKVYSDFEKTQDRYGPTEVLPTPVYFYGLNEGDELLVDIEKGKTLVVTYQGRAPTNEKGEVRVFFDLNGQPRTITVPDRLKAGEVKVRAKAAAGDPKQIGAPMPGVISTLAVKEGQKVSAGDVVCSIEAMKMETAIHAEVDGTVAELLIKPGDQIDAKDLLVRLD, encoded by the coding sequence ATGACTATCAAGAAAATTCTCGTCGCCAATCGCAGCGAAATCGCCATCCGTGTTTTTCGCGCCGCCAATGAACTCGGCCTCAAGACCGTTGCCGTCTATGCCGAAGAGGACAAGCTGGCCCTGCACCGCTTCAAGGCCGACGAAGCTTATCTGATCGGCAAGGGCAAGGGGCCGGTCGAGGCTTACCTCCAGATCGAGGAATATATCCGCATTGCGCGGATATCAGGCGCCGATGCCATCCACCCCGGATATGGCCTTCTCTCGGAAAGCCCCGAATTCGTCGATGCGTGCGAAGATGCCGGCATCACCTTCATTGGACCGCGCGCCCAGACCATGCGGGACCTCGGCAACAAGGTTGCCGCCCGCAATATGGCGATCAAGGCCGATGTGCCCGTGGTTCCGGCGACGGATGCCTTGCCGGACGACATGGATGTGGTCCGCAAGATGGCGGCCGAGATCGGCTATCCGCTCATGCTCAAGGCCAGCTGGGGTGGCGGGGGCCGCGGCATGCGCCGCATCATGGACGAAAAGACGCTGGTTTCCGAAGTCAGCGAAGGCAAGCGCGAGGCAAAGGCCGCCTTCGGCAAGGACGAGATGTATCTCGAAAAGCTGATCGAGCGCGCCCGCCATGTCGAGGTGCAGCTGATCGGTGACGATCATGGCAATCTGGTGCATCTGTTCGAACGCGACTGCTCGGTGCAGCGGCGCAACCAGAAGGTCGTCGAGCGCGCCCCGGCGCCCTATCTTTCCGACGAGGTGCGCAAGAGCCTCACCGATGCCGCCGTGCGGCTCGGCAAGGCCGCCAATTATCGGGGCGCCGGCACCGTCGAATTTCTCATGGATGCCGATACCGACAAGTTCTACTTCATCGAGGTGAACCCGCGCATCCAGGTCGAGCACACCGTCACCGAAGAGGTGACGGGCATCGACATCGTCAAGGCGCAGATTCACCTGCTGGATGGTGCGGTGATCGGCACCCCTGAATCCGGCGTGCCGGTGCAGGAAGATATCCGCCTCAATGGCAATGCCATTCAGTGCCGGGTGACCACCGAGGACCCCGAGCAGAACTTCATTCCCGATTATGGCCGCATCACCGCCTATCGCGGCGCCACCGGCTTCGGGGTGCGGCTCGATGGCGGCACGGCCTATGCCGGGGCCATCATCACACGTTATTATGACCCGCTCCTCGAAAAGGTCACCTGCTGGGCGCCGACGGCCGATGAGGCCATTGCCCGCATGCATCGCGCCCTGCGCGAGTTCCGTATTCGCGGGGTCGCCACCAATCTGGCCTTCCTCGAAAACATCATCACCCACACTGACTTCCTCGAGAACCGCTATACGACGCGCTTCATCGATACGACGCCGGATCTGTTCAACTTCAAGCCGCGCAAAGACCGGGCGACCAAGCTGTTGAGCTATATCGCCGACGTTACCGTCAATGGGCACCCGGAAGTCCGCGACCGGCCTCGGCCCCCGGCCGATGCCGCCGCGCCCATCGTGCCGGAGTTCGATCCGCTGATCGTGGTCGAAGGCAGCCGCCAGATTCTGGACCGCGATGGTCCCAAGGGGCTGGCGCGCTGGATGAAGGAGCAGAGCCGGGTTCTCTTCACCGACACCACCATGCGCGATGCGCATCAGTCGCTGCTGGCGACGCGCATGCGCAGTTTCGATATCACCCGTATCGCCCAGGCCTATAGCCGCGGACTGCCGAACCTGTTCTCCCTTGAATGCTGGGGCGGGGCGACGTTCGACGTCTCCATGCGCTTCCTCAACGAGGACCCGTGGGAGCGGTTGCGCCAGGTGCGCGAGGGTGCGCCGAACATCCTGACGCAGATGCTGCTGCGCGGCAGCAACGGCGTCGGCTACACCAATTATCCCGACAATGTCGTCAAGTTCTTCGTGGCGCAGGCGGCAAAGGGCGGCGTCGATATCTTCCGCGTCTTCGACTGCCTCAACTGGGTCGAGAACATGCGCGTCTCCATGGACGCGGTGATCGAGGCCGACAAGGTCTGCGAGGGCGTGGTCTGCTATACCGGCGACATGCTGGACCCGGACCGGGCCAAGTATGATCTCAAATATTATGTGGCCCTGGCCAAGGAACTGGAAGCCGCGGGCGCCCATGTCCTGGGCCTCAAGGATATGGCGGGGCTGCTCAAGCCCGCTGCCGCAAAGAAACTGATTGCGACGCTGAAAGAAGAGATCGGCCTGCCGATCCACCTCCACACCCATGACACGTCCGGGGCGGCGTCGGCCACGGTGCTGGCGGCTGTCGATGCCGGCGTCGACGCGGTTGATGCGGCGATGGATGCCCTGTCCGGCACGACCTCCCAGCCCACGCTCGGCTCGCTGGTTGCGGCCATGGCCGATGGCGAGCGCGATCCGGGGCTCGATGCCAAGGCAATCCGCCAGATCTCCTTCTATTGGGAAGCAGTGCGCACCCAGTACCGGGCCTTCGAGAGCGATCTCAAGGGCGGGGCTTCTGAGGTCTATCTGCATGAAATGCCGGGTGGGCAGTTCACGAATTTGAAGGAACAGGCGCGCTCGCTGGGTCTTGAAACCCGCTGGCATGAGGTTGCCCAGACCTATGCCGACGTCAACCAGATGTTCGGCGATATCGTCAAGGTGACGCCATCCTCGAAAGTGGTGGGCGATATGGCCCTGGCCATGGTGTCCGCAGGGATCACCCGCGCCGATGTGGAGAACCCGGACAAGGATATCGCCTTCCCCGACAGCGTTGTCGGCTTCTTTGCCGGTGATCTCGGCCAGCCCCCGGGTGGGTTCCCGGACAAGCTGCAGAAGAAGGTGCTCAAGGGCCGGACGCCGCTGACCGAGCGTCCCGGCTCCTATCTCAAGCCGACCGATCTCGAAGCAGAACGCAAGAAGATTGCCGAGGAGGTGGGGCTGGCGGTCGATGATTATCGCCTGGCCTCGTATCTGATGTATCCCAAGGTCTATTCGGACTTCGAAAAGACCCAGGATCGCTATGGTCCGACCGAGGTCTTGCCGACGCCGGTCTATTTCTACGGGCTCAACGAGGGCGACGAACTGCTCGTCGATATCGAAAAGGGTAAGACGCTGGTCGTCACCTATCAGGGTCGCGCGCCGACCAATGAAAAGGGAGAAGTCCGCGTCTTCTTCGATCTCAACGGCCAGCCGCGTACCATCACCGTGCCGGATCGCCTGAAGGCCGGCGAGGTCAAGGTTCGCGCCAAGGCGGCCGCCGGCGATCCAAAGCAGATCGGCGCGCCGATGCCGGGCGTCATCTCGACCCTGGCCGTCAAGGAAGGCCAGAAGGTATCGGCGGGCGACGTCGTCTGCTCGATCGAAGCCATGAAGATGGAAACCGCCATCCATGCCGAAGTCGATGGCACCGTGGCCGAGCTTCTCATCAAGCCAGGCGATCAGATCGACGCCAAGGACCTGTTGGTCCGGCTGGATTGA
- a CDS encoding TIGR01244 family sulfur transferase, giving the protein MDLKRINDHVSVSGQIRPEDVATLKQLGFVAVVNNRPDGEAPDQPAGAEIEAAAKAAGLAYHAIPLGREGVNPQLVADTKAVLEGSDGPVFCFCRSGTRSTTLWALSQAGEHPAEEIIAQAAEAGYDMSHLAGYLGRA; this is encoded by the coding sequence TTGGATTTGAAGCGGATCAACGATCACGTCAGCGTTTCTGGACAGATTCGGCCCGAAGACGTGGCAACGCTCAAACAGCTCGGCTTTGTCGCCGTGGTCAATAACCGGCCGGACGGGGAAGCTCCGGACCAGCCGGCCGGCGCCGAAATCGAAGCTGCCGCCAAGGCCGCCGGACTTGCCTACCATGCCATTCCTCTGGGACGGGAAGGGGTCAATCCCCAGCTCGTCGCCGATACCAAGGCCGTGCTTGAGGGGAGCGACGGTCCGGTATTCTGCTTCTGTCGATCGGGAACGCGCTCGACAACGCTGTGGGCGCTGAGCCAGGCCGGTGAGCATCCGGCCGAGGAGATCATCGCCCAGGCCGCCGAAGCCGGTTATGACATGAGCCACCTGGCCGGATATCTCGGCCGGGCCTGA
- a CDS encoding betaine/proline/choline family ABC transporter ATP-binding protein (Members of the family are the ATP-binding subunit of ABC transporters for substrates such as betaine, L-proline or other amino acids, choline, carnitine, etc. The substrate specificity is best determined from the substrate-binding subunit, rather than this subunit, as it interacts with the permease subunit and not with substrate directly.): protein MNAIDTRTTTETDFAIRMRGVTKIFGDRPEAALQMLQDGKSKAEVQAETNHVVGLDNVSLDIARGQIFVVMGLSGSGKSTLIRHVNRLIDPTAGEIVVEGADVLKMSLLDLRVYRRNTVAMVFQKFGLLPHRSVIDNVAYGLEVKGVGKAERLERAAKWIETVGLSGYEKSQPRQLSGGQQQRVGLARALALNTDIILMDEAFSALDPLIRSGMQDQLVELQKSLGKTILFITHDFDEALKIADRIAVLKDGAVQQEGRPEDIVLKPANEHIEEFVREVNKARAIHVRTIMERGEFELCEFSVPATARCEEVLPYFAEHQWVGVTNDEGQQIGRVTAKRVIQALARYTPGVGEGS from the coding sequence ATGAACGCTATTGATACCAGAACGACGACCGAGACCGATTTCGCCATCCGCATGCGGGGGGTCACCAAGATTTTCGGCGACCGGCCGGAGGCGGCGTTGCAGATGCTGCAGGACGGTAAATCCAAGGCGGAAGTGCAGGCCGAAACCAATCATGTGGTGGGCCTGGACAATGTGTCCCTCGACATCGCCCGCGGCCAGATCTTCGTGGTCATGGGGCTTTCGGGCTCCGGCAAGTCGACGCTGATCCGGCACGTCAATCGTCTCATCGACCCGACGGCCGGCGAAATCGTGGTCGAGGGCGCCGACGTGCTCAAGATGAGCTTGCTGGATCTGCGCGTCTATCGTCGCAATACCGTGGCCATGGTGTTCCAGAAGTTCGGGCTTCTGCCGCATCGATCCGTCATCGACAATGTTGCCTATGGCCTGGAGGTCAAGGGCGTCGGCAAGGCCGAACGGCTGGAGCGCGCCGCCAAGTGGATCGAAACGGTGGGCCTTTCGGGTTACGAGAAAAGCCAGCCGCGTCAACTATCCGGTGGGCAGCAACAGCGCGTGGGCCTTGCCAGGGCGCTGGCGCTCAATACCGACATCATCCTCATGGACGAGGCCTTTTCGGCCCTCGACCCGCTGATCCGCTCCGGCATGCAGGACCAGCTGGTCGAGCTGCAGAAGAGCCTGGGCAAGACCATTTTGTTCATCACCCATGACTTCGACGAGGCGCTCAAGATTGCCGACCGCATCGCGGTGCTCAAGGATGGGGCGGTGCAGCAGGAGGGGCGGCCGGAGGACATTGTGCTCAAGCCCGCCAACGAGCATATCGAAGAATTCGTGCGCGAGGTGAACAAGGCGCGCGCCATCCATGTGCGCACCATCATGGAGCGTGGCGAGTTCGAGCTCTGCGAATTCTCGGTGCCGGCGACGGCGCGCTGCGAAGAGGTGCTGCCCTATTTCGCGGAGCATCAATGGGTTGGCGTGACCAATGACGAGGGCCAGCAGATCGGCCGCGTCACCGCCAAACGGGTCATCCAGGCTCTGGCACGCTACACGCCCGGCGTGGGTGAGGGCTCATAG
- a CDS encoding proline/glycine betaine ABC transporter permease: MFPELIDTRPWRRAIDDGLNWVVRNWGDEFEAAAYPLLMLLNGIERLLIATPFWLIMAILVGIAWLATRRWQLPVIVLVSLIFLGIMDLWEDAMATMALMIAATLTAIVLSIPFGVWMSRSLKVRQVITPLLDLMQTLPSFVYLIPTVMIFGPGKIPALLATIVYAAPPLVRLTDLGLRSVDPAVMEASRAFGTTPSQRLFGVQIPLALPTILAGINQTTMMALSMVVIASMIGAGGLGYQVLQGIGRLEVSRGLFAGLGIVVLAIVFDRITQSFGKQLQARIGLAEAR, encoded by the coding sequence ATGTTTCCTGAACTGATAGATACCCGCCCCTGGCGCCGGGCCATCGACGATGGCCTCAATTGGGTCGTGCGCAACTGGGGCGATGAATTCGAGGCCGCGGCCTATCCGCTGCTGATGCTGCTCAACGGCATTGAACGGTTGCTGATTGCCACGCCATTCTGGCTCATCATGGCAATCCTGGTGGGGATTGCCTGGCTGGCCACGCGCCGCTGGCAGCTGCCGGTCATCGTTCTCGTTTCGCTGATTTTCCTCGGGATCATGGACCTTTGGGAAGATGCCATGGCCACCATGGCGCTGATGATCGCAGCGACCCTGACGGCGATCGTGCTCTCCATCCCGTTCGGCGTGTGGATGAGCCGTTCGCTCAAGGTACGGCAGGTGATCACGCCGCTGCTCGACCTGATGCAGACCCTGCCCAGCTTTGTCTATCTCATCCCCACGGTGATGATCTTCGGACCTGGGAAAATCCCGGCGCTTCTGGCCACGATCGTCTATGCGGCGCCGCCCCTGGTGCGCCTGACCGATCTGGGCCTGCGCTCGGTCGATCCGGCGGTGATGGAGGCCAGCCGCGCCTTTGGCACGACGCCGTCGCAGCGCCTGTTCGGCGTGCAGATCCCCCTGGCGCTGCCCACAATCCTGGCCGGCATCAACCAGACCACGATGATGGCGCTGTCCATGGTGGTGATTGCCTCGATGATCGGAGCCGGTGGACTTGGCTACCAGGTGCTGCAGGGCATCGGGCGGCTCGAGGTGAGCCGGGGACTTTTCGCCGGGCTCGGCATCGTGGTCCTGGCCATCGTCTTTGACCGCATCACCCAGTCTTTCGGCAAGCAGCTTCAGGCCCGCATCGGCCTGGCGGAGGCGCGCTAA
- a CDS encoding glycine betaine ABC transporter substrate-binding protein codes for MILKSGGIAAAIAVAFLSAGSLPALAQDAGAAECGTDRTIDIAEMTWPSAAALAHIHATILEDGFGCNVEIVAGDTVPTSSSMLSRGTPAVAPELWTSAIEDAWAEGIAAGEVVQLADAITDGTVEGWFIPQYTQDANPDLTTAEAVIARPDLFADPEDPSKGRLYSCPPGWACELSTSALYEAFEMDGTWNLFSPGSGGALDASIARAFTREEPILFYYWGPTAILGKYPAVQLDLGESKPEVYACNTDPECDDPAGVTAYPSSPAVIGAAAWIQEEAPVVAEYFSKTGLTNAEISELLVYGDENQADAEATAENFLRTKQDVWTTWVPADVAEKVMASLG; via the coding sequence ATGATTTTGAAATCCGGTGGCATTGCCGCCGCGATCGCTGTTGCCTTTTTGTCTGCTGGCAGCCTTCCCGCACTTGCACAGGACGCCGGCGCCGCTGAATGCGGCACTGACCGAACCATCGACATTGCCGAGATGACGTGGCCCTCCGCGGCTGCCCTGGCGCATATCCATGCGACCATCCTGGAAGACGGGTTCGGATGTAATGTCGAAATCGTGGCCGGCGACACCGTGCCGACATCCTCTTCCATGCTCAGCCGCGGCACGCCGGCCGTTGCGCCCGAGCTGTGGACCAGCGCCATCGAAGATGCCTGGGCCGAAGGCATCGCAGCCGGCGAAGTGGTCCAGCTGGCCGACGCCATCACCGATGGCACCGTCGAAGGCTGGTTTATCCCGCAATATACCCAGGACGCCAATCCGGACCTGACCACGGCCGAAGCCGTCATCGCGCGTCCGGACCTGTTTGCCGATCCGGAAGACCCGAGCAAGGGTCGTCTCTATTCCTGCCCGCCGGGCTGGGCCTGTGAACTGTCGACTTCGGCGCTCTACGAGGCCTTTGAGATGGACGGCACCTGGAACCTGTTCTCGCCGGGTTCGGGTGGTGCGCTGGACGCATCGATCGCCCGTGCCTTTACCCGCGAAGAGCCTATCCTGTTCTACTATTGGGGTCCCACCGCGATCCTGGGCAAGTATCCGGCCGTGCAGCTCGACCTGGGCGAAAGCAAGCCGGAAGTCTATGCCTGCAATACCGATCCGGAATGCGATGATCCCGCTGGCGTGACGGCCTATCCGTCGAGCCCGGCAGTGATCGGTGCTGCGGCCTGGATCCAGGAAGAAGCACCCGTTGTGGCGGAATACTTCTCCAAGACCGGTCTCACCAATGCCGAGATCAGTGAACTGCTGGTCTATGGCGATGAGAACCAGGCCGATGCTGAAGCCACCGCCGAAAACTTCCTGCGCACCAAGCAGGATGTGTGGACGACCTGGGTGCCCGCTGACGTGGCCGAAAAGGTCATGGCGAGCCTCGGCTAA
- a CDS encoding glycine betaine ABC transporter substrate-binding protein: MGKGSFLTAMVAVLAALMAQPAVAQFTELSPDTSVDAPATEADARPADDELSSISLCGTQPFAIARMSWSSAALLAEIHARLLAQNFGCDVRVTPGDLAATVSSMGSTGQPAMAPEMWTTRVADMWNQASEAQMIRAAAPTYGAETFEGWYMPADLAAAFAAPIEASALVQTLPASGVALPLRFISCPVDWACSVINRNLIAAQGLTNMVEIVEPANRFEMDQLIAAAVNRREPFLFYYWQPNAILAQLDFVPVDMGAFDADAAKCLASRVCTDPKASAFPADQVVMAVADRVFSDMPALAGYLQRATMPLAEMNRMLGQLNEPGATVEAVADRFVAERGEVWSDWVSNLP; encoded by the coding sequence ATGGGCAAAGGCAGCTTTTTGACGGCAATGGTGGCGGTGCTGGCCGCGCTCATGGCTCAGCCCGCTGTGGCCCAGTTCACTGAATTGTCACCTGACACCAGCGTCGACGCTCCGGCCACGGAGGCGGATGCCCGGCCCGCGGACGATGAGTTGTCCTCAATTTCGCTCTGCGGCACGCAACCATTCGCCATTGCCCGCATGAGTTGGTCATCGGCGGCCCTTTTGGCGGAAATCCATGCCCGGCTTCTGGCGCAGAATTTTGGCTGCGACGTGCGCGTCACGCCGGGGGACCTTGCAGCAACGGTTTCCTCGATGGGGTCCACCGGCCAGCCGGCAATGGCCCCGGAAATGTGGACCACGCGGGTCGCCGACATGTGGAACCAGGCCAGCGAGGCGCAGATGATCCGGGCTGCGGCGCCCACTTACGGAGCGGAGACATTTGAAGGCTGGTACATGCCGGCAGACCTGGCCGCCGCGTTCGCGGCACCCATTGAAGCCAGCGCCCTTGTCCAGACGCTGCCAGCCTCAGGGGTGGCATTGCCGCTCCGCTTCATCTCCTGTCCGGTGGACTGGGCCTGCTCGGTCATCAACCGGAACCTCATTGCCGCGCAGGGGCTGACCAACATGGTGGAGATCGTCGAGCCGGCAAACCGTTTCGAGATGGATCAACTCATTGCCGCGGCCGTCAACCGCCGTGAGCCCTTTCTGTTCTATTACTGGCAACCCAATGCCATCCTGGCGCAGCTCGATTTCGTGCCGGTGGATATGGGCGCCTTTGATGCCGACGCTGCCAAGTGTCTGGCCAGCCGGGTATGCACAGATCCCAAGGCCTCGGCTTTCCCGGCCGACCAGGTCGTCATGGCCGTTGCCGACCGTGTCTTTTCGGACATGCCGGCGCTGGCCGGATACCTGCAGCGCGCCACAATGCCGCTGGCCGAAATGAACCGGATGCTCGGCCAGCTCAACGAGCCAGGTGCCACGGTGGAGGCGGTCGCGGATCGCTTTGTGGCCGAACGCGGTGAGGTGTGGAGCGATTGGGTTTCCAATCTCCCGTAA
- a CDS encoding ABC transporter substrate-binding protein yields MFKKTLTLAVAASTLTMAAPALAQDTGATIGFIGGFTGPIESLTPPIFAGAELVVSQVNEQGGILGGELSILSADGACDATAAAAAADRLINTDNVTGVVGALCTGETIGAFNGSGLSGGVVFISPASSAPALTTLEDNDLVFRTTPSDALQGVKMANLLLAKGVNDIAITYVNNDYGKGFADALAAAYEAGGGTIAANLAHEEGKADYRAELGNLVASQNLVILAYANASGNTILRQAVESGNFTTYVGGDGMVGNDLLNGIDAAAVEGLIATRAGAPSGESVDLYNGFGGDGFEANATYAPQAYDAAFLMALAIEKNGSAAREGLSAALRDVASAPGEIIRPGEWSKAVELIKAGTDINYEGAGGALDFDEAGDVDGIIVELAVEGGAFVEKGLID; encoded by the coding sequence ATGTTCAAAAAAACCCTTACCCTGGCGGTCGCCGCCTCGACCCTGACCATGGCCGCTCCGGCTCTGGCGCAGGACACCGGCGCCACCATCGGCTTCATCGGCGGCTTCACCGGCCCGATCGAGTCGCTGACCCCGCCGATCTTTGCTGGCGCTGAACTGGTGGTGAGCCAGGTCAACGAGCAGGGCGGCATCCTGGGCGGCGAACTCTCGATCCTTTCGGCCGACGGTGCCTGCGACGCAACCGCCGCCGCTGCCGCTGCCGACCGCCTGATCAACACCGACAATGTCACCGGTGTCGTGGGTGCCCTGTGCACCGGCGAAACCATTGGCGCCTTCAACGGCTCGGGCCTCAGCGGCGGCGTGGTCTTCATCTCGCCGGCCTCTTCGGCTCCGGCCCTGACCACGCTGGAAGACAATGATCTCGTCTTCCGCACCACCCCGTCCGATGCCCTCCAGGGCGTCAAGATGGCCAACCTGCTGCTCGCAAAGGGCGTCAACGACATTGCCATCACCTATGTGAACAACGACTATGGCAAGGGCTTTGCCGATGCGCTGGCCGCTGCCTACGAAGCCGGCGGCGGCACCATTGCGGCCAACCTCGCCCACGAAGAAGGCAAGGCCGACTACCGTGCCGAACTGGGTAATCTGGTCGCCTCGCAGAACCTGGTGATCCTCGCCTATGCCAACGCCTCGGGTAACACCATCCTGCGCCAGGCCGTGGAATCGGGCAATTTCACCACCTATGTCGGCGGTGACGGCATGGTCGGCAACGACCTGCTCAACGGCATCGACGCTGCAGCCGTCGAAGGCCTGATCGCCACCCGCGCCGGCGCGCCGAGCGGTGAATCGGTCGACCTCTACAATGGCTTTGGCGGTGACGGCTTCGAAGCCAATGCCACCTATGCCCCGCAGGCCTATGACGCCGCCTTCCTGATGGCCCTGGCCATCGAGAAGAACGGCTCGGCCGCCCGCGAGGGTCTGTCGGCCGCACTGCGCGACGTTGCCTCGGCTCCTGGCGAAATCATCCGTCCGGGTGAATGGTCCAAGGCCGTCGAGCTGATCAAGGCCGGTACCGACATCAATTATGAAGGTGCGGGTGGCGCGCTCGACTTCGACGAAGCCGGCGACGTGGACGGCATCATCGTCGAACTCGCCGTCGAAGGCGGTGCCTTCGTCGAAAAGGGCCTGATCGACTAA